The following proteins come from a genomic window of Malus sylvestris chromosome 4, drMalSylv7.2, whole genome shotgun sequence:
- the LOC126618273 gene encoding protein NRT1/ PTR FAMILY 4.5-like, translating into MVSKKTLNLLSVHAEENAKPTYSSLEPVDKKKGGLTASSFIFVLLALDSMGFVANMVSMVLYFMYVMHFDLAHSSNLLTNFMGSTFLLSLVGGFISDTYLSRFTTCLIFGVIEILALVMMTTQAYSKHLHPTKTCLSNCVQGRIAAMLYGSLCLLALGTGGVRGALPALGADQFNRKEEAKLLATFFNWFMLSTTAGATIGVTAIVYVSMNVDWYWGFFISTIAAVIGFSVLAMGKPFYRLQVPGDSPIIRIVQVIVVAIKNRRLPQPESSHELYEISEKESNYTEEKIAHTHQFSCLDKAAILGKGSKPEPWKVCTVTQVEEVKVLTRMLPILFSTIIMNTCLAQLQTFSVQQGSIMDLHLGSIKVPAPSIPVIPLLFMSILIPLYEYFFVPFARKITKHPAGITQLQRVGVGLVLSAISMAVAGLVEVKRKNQANKDFTKPISLFWLSFQYAIFGIADMFTLVGLLEFFYKEAPAGMKSLSTSFTFLSLSFGYFLSSVFVDLINAVTKRVAPSKQGWLYGKDLNKNNLQLFYYFLAILSCINFVNYVYWASWYKYKADETDLKLQLKTLHQTPLMHNDTSVVQESGSKIDEAATSTEENKEKVAT; encoded by the exons GCAGAAGAGAATGCCAAGCCAACCTACAGCTCCCTCGAGCCGGTGGACAAGAAGAAGGGAGGGCTCACTGCCTCCAGCTTCATTTTCG TGTTGCTGGCGTTGGACAGCATGGGATTCGTCGCGAATATGGTCAGCATGGTGCTGTACTTTATGTACGTGATGCATTTTGATCTGGCGCACTCCTCCAACCTTCTCACAAACTTCATGGGATCAACTTTCCTCCTCTCCCTCGTTGGAGGCTTCATATCGGACACATACTTGAGCAGATTCACAACATGCCTGATTTTTGGCGTAATTGAGATActg GCTTTGGTGATGATGACAACGCAAGCTTATTCAAAGCATTTGCACCCAACAAAAACTTGCCTTTCAAATTGTGTCCAAGGCCGTATCGCCGCAATGCTATATGGATCCCTGTGCTTGTTGGCACTGGGAACAGGTGGCGTGAGGGGAGCGCTGCCGGCACTTGGTGCTGACCAGTTTAACCGGAAAGAGGAAGCAAAGTTGCTGGCGACGTTTTTCAATTGGTTTATGCTCAGTACTACAGCTGGagcaactattggtgtcacggcCATTGTGTATGTGAGCATGAATGTAGATTGGTACTGGGGTTTCTTTATATCAACTATTGCAGCCGTTATTGGGTTCTCTGTTCTTGCAATGGGTAAGCCTTTCTATCGCCTCCAAGTCCCCGGTGACAGCCCCATCATAAGGATCGTTCAG GTTATTGTCGTTGCGATAAAAAATAGGCGTTTACCGCAGCCAGAGAGCTCGCATGAACTGTATGAGATTAGTGAGAAGGAATCAAATTATACGGAAGAAAAAATTGCCCATACACATCAATTCAG TTGTCTGGACAAAGCAGCCATACTTGGCAAAGGCTCCAAGCCCGAACCATGGAAGGTTTGCACAGTAACACAAGTGGAAGAAGTGAAGGTCCTGACAAGAATGTTGCCAATTCTCTTCAGCACCATCATAATGAACACTTGTTTGGCACAACTCCAAACATTCTCAGTCCAACAAGGAAGCATCATGGACCTCCACTTGGGCTCCATCAAGGTTCCGGCGCCATCTATCCCCGTCATTCCTCTCCTCTTCATGTCCATCCTCATCCCACTGTATGAGTACTTCTTCGTGCCTTTCGCGAGAAAGATCACAAAGCACCCAGCAGGCATAACGCAGCTTCAGCGCGTTGGTGTTGGACTAGTCCTCTCCGCAATCTCAATGGCGGTAGCGGGCCTGGTGGAGGTGAAAAGAAAGAACCAAGCCAACAAGGACTTCACAAAGCCGATATCTCTCTTCTGGCTTTCGTTCCAATACGCTATTTTCGGCATTGCTGACATGTTTACCCTAGTAGGGTTACTTGAATTCTTCTACAAGGAAGCTCCAGCAGGGATGAAATCGCTTTCTACTTCATTCACTTTTCTTTCACTTTCTTTTGGGTACTTCTTGAGCTCAGTTTTCGTTGACTTGATCAATGCCGTGACGAAAAGAGTTGCTCCGAGCAAACAAGGATGGCTCTATGGAAAAGacctaaacaaaaacaatttgcAGCTATTTTACTATTTCTTGGCAATCCTTAGCTGCATCAACTTTGTGAACTATGTATATTGGGCTTCATGGTACAAGTACAAAGCAGATGAGACAGATCTAAAGCTGCAGCTTAAAACTTTGCACCAAACACCTCTCATGCACAATGATACAAGTGTTGTTCAAGAAAGTGGAAGCAAGATTGATGAAGCTGCTACCTCCACTgaggaaaataaagaaaaggtgGCAACATGA